A region of Pyxidicoccus parkwaysis DNA encodes the following proteins:
- a CDS encoding DUF2079 domain-containing protein: MTVYVIGVSIVFCLVTPLSWLHGELGAVRNWQTVFNPVLAFVIAWNGLYRGESVSLPVAVKRFFALSIFVFCLSVQLGRFFNFEVNGVDFSIFDWMLFNSNHGRWGYSPIYDVNHFGVHATYVLLPLMLLHRLFEGPLLLCMVTVLAVGGAAYPLWRLGRHAGLHEGLCVLLVLAYLTNPVTSILLDGGFRPEVFFPLFGLLFVDGWVERRPALWVPSLIAFLAIKEDAAFYVAAFAVGVWLFERERWKPAAAMLVGAIALFIFNVKYFQPLMLRGSAFAVPSYVSFWGQYGQTLPEILGNMARSPLRLARDILTSGWSRMFGAALFLPLLGRLAVPPMLPTIFLLGSASYPVMHEYRMYYPVTLLPFFFLGLVESWRVLGRSSRWSAWREALLVVALLLFPIVGRGYARFTRPPMEVHEALSSVRARLARETGPICVQTVIYPHLPYQLSMRPLFNDCWGHPEWPMLINLRLNTSPYERYALEAWVAEARRDGRVEELGGGFLLILKPDDSSRRHPGSG; the protein is encoded by the coding sequence ATGACGGTCTACGTCATCGGGGTCAGCATCGTCTTCTGTCTCGTCACGCCCCTGTCCTGGCTCCACGGAGAGCTGGGGGCGGTTCGGAACTGGCAGACCGTCTTCAACCCCGTGCTCGCGTTCGTCATTGCCTGGAATGGGCTCTATCGCGGCGAGTCGGTGTCCCTGCCAGTCGCCGTGAAGCGCTTCTTCGCGCTTTCGATATTTGTATTTTGTCTGTCGGTCCAGCTCGGGCGGTTCTTCAACTTCGAGGTCAACGGAGTCGATTTCAGCATCTTCGATTGGATGCTGTTCAACTCGAACCATGGGCGCTGGGGGTACTCGCCCATCTACGACGTGAACCATTTTGGAGTTCACGCCACCTACGTGCTGCTCCCGCTGATGCTGCTGCACCGGCTGTTCGAGGGGCCGCTGCTGCTGTGCATGGTGACGGTGCTCGCGGTGGGAGGCGCCGCATATCCCCTCTGGCGTCTGGGCCGGCACGCGGGGCTCCACGAGGGACTGTGTGTCCTGCTCGTGCTGGCGTACCTCACCAACCCCGTCACTTCGATACTCCTGGATGGTGGCTTCCGGCCCGAGGTCTTCTTCCCCCTCTTCGGATTGCTGTTCGTGGATGGCTGGGTCGAGCGGCGGCCCGCGCTGTGGGTGCCGTCACTGATTGCCTTCCTGGCCATCAAGGAAGACGCGGCCTTCTATGTCGCCGCCTTCGCGGTCGGCGTGTGGCTGTTCGAGCGTGAGCGCTGGAAGCCCGCGGCCGCCATGCTGGTGGGCGCCATCGCGCTCTTCATCTTCAACGTGAAGTACTTCCAGCCGCTGATGTTGCGCGGCTCCGCGTTCGCCGTGCCCAGCTACGTCTCCTTCTGGGGGCAGTACGGGCAGACGCTTCCTGAAATCCTCGGCAACATGGCGAGGTCACCCCTGCGCCTGGCCCGTGACATCCTGACGTCCGGCTGGTCCCGGATGTTCGGCGCGGCGTTGTTCCTGCCGCTGCTGGGGCGCCTGGCGGTGCCGCCCATGCTGCCCACCATCTTCCTGCTCGGGTCGGCGTCCTATCCGGTGATGCATGAGTACCGCATGTATTACCCGGTGACGCTGCTGCCGTTCTTCTTCCTGGGTCTGGTGGAATCCTGGCGGGTGCTCGGGCGGAGCTCGCGTTGGAGCGCGTGGCGCGAAGCCCTGCTCGTCGTCGCGCTCCTGCTCTTCCCCATCGTGGGCCGCGGCTATGCGCGGTTCACCCGGCCGCCCATGGAGGTCCACGAGGCGCTCTCCTCGGTTCGAGCACGGCTCGCGCGGGAGACGGGGCCCATCTGTGTCCAGACGGTCATCTATCCCCACCTGCCCTATCAGCTCTCGATGCGGCCCCTCTTCAACGACTGCTGGGGACATCCGGAGTGGCCCATGCTCATCAACCTCCGGCTCAATACCTCTCCCTACGAGCGCTATGCCCTGGAGGCGTGGGTCGCGGAGGCCCGGCGCGACGGCCGCGTCGAGGAGCTGGGAGGAGGCTTCCTGCTCATCCTCAAGCCCGACGACAGCTCACGTCGCCATCCTGGGAGCGGATGA
- a CDS encoding glycosyltransferase family 4 protein → MNFVFVGTSAGARGTETHLVCMVRALVQAGHDVLTVARPEGYIARELATSGLPVEPGIFRNAADVRGAPRVLRAIRRVKADWLVGSFGHEYWPLLTLGRLTRTPVALFRHLNSRLKSMSRVLLPRWADRFIVVSEHMRSFMMEQGVARERVSLLYNPLELERFRPDAALRVESRRALGVEDGTVLVGFVGALKPEKGAFRLASAFNQAMPLRPLLRALWVGEEAAHAKVREAIAPELHGRHILRGWTADMRPLYAAMDVLAVPSEWLEPFGRVSIEAQACGVPVLASRIGGLPETIREGETGFLFPPGDEAAWRDALATAADMSPEQRRTVGEAGARFVRERFSTERIAAEFIELLGAPRVR, encoded by the coding sequence ATGAACTTCGTCTTCGTCGGCACGAGTGCCGGCGCGCGGGGAACGGAAACCCATCTGGTGTGCATGGTTCGCGCACTGGTCCAGGCGGGGCACGACGTCCTCACCGTGGCGCGTCCCGAGGGCTATATCGCTCGCGAGCTGGCGACGAGCGGCCTGCCCGTGGAGCCCGGCATCTTCCGAAACGCGGCGGACGTGCGCGGGGCACCCCGAGTGCTCCGCGCCATTCGTCGGGTGAAGGCGGACTGGCTGGTGGGCAGCTTCGGGCACGAGTACTGGCCGCTGCTCACGCTGGGCCGGCTCACCCGGACGCCCGTGGCCCTGTTCCGGCACCTCAACAGCCGGCTCAAGTCGATGTCCCGCGTGCTGCTGCCCCGGTGGGCGGACCGCTTCATCGTGGTGTCCGAGCACATGCGCTCGTTCATGATGGAGCAGGGCGTGGCGCGTGAGCGGGTGAGCCTGCTCTACAACCCGCTGGAGCTGGAGCGCTTCCGTCCCGACGCGGCGCTGCGGGTGGAGTCCCGGCGGGCGCTGGGCGTGGAGGATGGCACGGTGCTCGTGGGGTTCGTCGGGGCGCTGAAGCCGGAGAAGGGAGCCTTTCGTCTGGCGAGCGCCTTCAACCAGGCGATGCCGCTGCGCCCCTTGCTGCGTGCACTGTGGGTGGGGGAGGAGGCCGCACACGCGAAGGTGCGGGAGGCGATTGCGCCCGAGCTCCACGGGCGACACATCCTGCGAGGTTGGACGGCGGACATGCGGCCGCTCTACGCGGCGATGGATGTGTTGGCCGTACCATCGGAGTGGCTGGAGCCCTTCGGGCGGGTCTCCATCGAGGCCCAGGCCTGTGGAGTCCCGGTGCTCGCCAGCCGGATTGGCGGGCTTCCGGAGACGATTCGCGAGGGGGAGACGGGCTTCCTGTTCCCCCCGGGAGACGAGGCTGCCTGGCGTGACGCACTCGCCACGGCGGCCGACATGTCACCGGAACAACGCCGTACCGTTGGTGAAGCAGGGGCACGCTTCGTGCGCGAGCGGTTCTCTACCGAACGCATCGCGGCGGAGTTCATCGAACTCCTTGGAGCCCCTCGGGTCAGGTGA
- a CDS encoding helix-turn-helix transcriptional regulator, whose product MLGEREKSSLKKTLGKNAQAARLRQALTQEDVAERLDMATEVYGRIERGRAFPSIPTFWRLCHVLQESADRMLGLPTGTLPPGPWQVAEPPPPYQDQPPELRRLIRTLRGFEPDEWRALNKFLVMLQKQAR is encoded by the coding sequence ATGCTCGGTGAGCGCGAGAAGTCGTCACTGAAGAAGACGCTGGGCAAGAATGCCCAGGCGGCACGGCTGCGCCAGGCGCTCACCCAGGAGGACGTGGCCGAGCGCCTCGACATGGCGACAGAGGTGTACGGCCGCATCGAGCGCGGACGCGCCTTCCCCAGCATCCCCACCTTCTGGCGGCTGTGCCACGTGCTCCAGGAGTCCGCGGACCGGATGCTGGGACTCCCCACGGGCACCCTGCCTCCAGGCCCATGGCAGGTGGCCGAGCCACCGCCTCCCTATCAGGACCAGCCGCCCGAGCTGCGCCGCCTCATCCGCACCCTCAGGGGCTTCGAGCCGGACGAGTGGCGCGCCCTCAACAAGTTCCTGGTGATGCTGCAGAAGCAGGCGCGCTGA
- a CDS encoding GTPase domain-containing protein, with protein MRDPYTLRTSLASALDALPAPERFPEAPDADAARRLAERLRRDLLPRLGSADAPLLLVAIAGPNNVGKSTLFNALVGAALSPARPEGGLTKQCLAAAHPETWTGALKDFLTRRYDTVPVPSGDMAPVDQPGPAGRLYLVLSDAVPRGLLVMDTPDFDSVYRDNRERAEALLVTVDALVFVVSRQTYQNAALVDFLRAAVGHGRPYLLVYNEATREEVARGHLDKLASDVGHPPLARYLAPHQPEVEAGLKPLATEPLDGKPPLSALLGQAEHARELKARALEASLADARAELDVVAKAAARAAQEPERLRQRLRHELNGVGAAAALKAVPADVLIDAFRDELDARSQFHKWVRLPFRGLATALTFVSRKVRQSFTGPEPEGAEPPTLAVDESMKDGVRKLVDAMATEVAAWRGDAQTRAKLAEAFGPVTLAKLEEPLGFEPLHAHAADRATLYTYCRDLVATELQGGMREELLQTLTTLVYSVPSGAAAVVTVATGGFGHDAVVWAGTLLSTPLLERFVDLLGAQVRARVTRKWADSHGATLAKALEARFFSSVLGHLDGLADDWTRTAARLEETRAKLT; from the coding sequence ATGAGAGACCCGTACACCCTGCGCACCTCCCTCGCGTCCGCCCTGGACGCCCTCCCCGCCCCCGAGCGCTTTCCGGAGGCACCCGACGCGGATGCCGCGCGCCGCCTCGCCGAGCGCCTGCGCAGGGATTTGCTCCCCCGCCTGGGCTCCGCGGACGCGCCGCTCCTGCTGGTGGCCATCGCCGGCCCCAACAACGTGGGCAAGTCCACCCTCTTCAACGCGCTGGTGGGCGCGGCCCTCTCCCCCGCGCGGCCCGAGGGCGGCCTCACCAAGCAGTGCCTCGCGGCGGCGCACCCGGAGACGTGGACGGGCGCGCTGAAGGACTTCCTCACGCGGCGCTATGACACGGTGCCGGTGCCGTCCGGCGACATGGCGCCGGTGGACCAGCCGGGCCCGGCGGGCAGGCTGTACCTGGTGCTGTCGGACGCCGTGCCGCGCGGGCTGCTCGTCATGGACACGCCGGACTTCGACAGCGTGTACCGCGACAACCGCGAGCGCGCGGAGGCGCTGCTCGTCACGGTGGACGCGCTCGTCTTCGTGGTGAGCCGGCAGACGTACCAGAACGCCGCGCTGGTGGACTTCCTGCGCGCGGCGGTGGGGCACGGACGGCCGTACCTCCTCGTCTACAACGAGGCCACGCGCGAGGAGGTGGCGCGCGGACACCTGGACAAGCTGGCCTCGGACGTGGGCCACCCGCCGCTGGCGCGCTACCTCGCGCCGCACCAGCCGGAGGTGGAGGCGGGACTGAAGCCGCTCGCCACCGAGCCGCTCGACGGCAAGCCTCCGCTGTCCGCGCTGCTGGGCCAGGCCGAGCACGCGCGCGAGTTGAAGGCCCGCGCGCTGGAGGCCTCGCTGGCGGATGCGCGCGCGGAGCTGGACGTGGTGGCGAAGGCGGCGGCGAGGGCCGCGCAGGAGCCCGAGCGGCTGCGACAGCGGCTGCGGCACGAGCTGAATGGCGTGGGCGCGGCGGCGGCGCTGAAGGCGGTACCGGCGGACGTGCTCATCGACGCCTTCCGGGACGAGCTGGACGCGCGCAGCCAATTCCACAAGTGGGTGCGGCTGCCGTTCCGGGGGCTGGCCACGGCGCTCACCTTCGTCAGCCGCAAGGTGCGCCAGTCCTTCACCGGCCCGGAGCCGGAGGGCGCGGAGCCGCCGACGCTCGCGGTGGACGAGTCCATGAAGGACGGCGTGCGCAAGCTCGTGGACGCCATGGCCACGGAGGTGGCCGCATGGCGCGGAGACGCCCAGACGCGGGCGAAGCTGGCGGAGGCCTTCGGCCCGGTGACGCTGGCGAAGCTGGAGGAGCCGCTGGGCTTCGAGCCGCTGCACGCGCACGCGGCGGACCGGGCCACGCTGTACACCTACTGCCGCGACCTGGTCGCCACGGAGTTGCAGGGAGGCATGCGCGAGGAGCTGCTCCAGACGTTGACGACGCTGGTGTACTCGGTGCCGTCGGGCGCGGCGGCGGTGGTGACGGTGGCCACGGGCGGCTTCGGCCATGACGCGGTGGTGTGGGCGGGCACGCTGCTGTCCACGCCGCTGCTGGAGCGCTTCGTGGACCTGCTGGGTGCGCAGGTGCGGGCCCGCGTCACCCGGAAGTGGGCGGACTCGCACGGCGCCACGCTGGCGAAGGCGCTGGAGGCGCGGTTCTTCTCCAGCGTGCTGGGACACCTGGACGGCCTCGCGGACGACTGGACGCGCACGGCGGCGCGGCTCGAGGAGACGCGGGCGAAGCTGACCTGA